The region caatgacatctgaacagatgcattgatttttatgggtctacgtgtgtcagtgtctccggtacgtgaggaaactgtcacctcacctaccggagccactgacgtgtgaaaccggccttaggcgtaGGTCCTGGCCATCACCTGCTGGCTATGGGGCGGGCTCGctgcctgagcctgctccatacaaccgactgtcgtgaaggggttaatcaattttttttgtattaaaaaaaacttAAACAAGAAAAATTGCAAACCCCGGATCTCTTCTGGAGCATTTTACCATCTTTTGCTTTAAAAAACTACAAGCAGCTTCTTCATTATTCaatgaagtgaaaaaaaaaaacatctgggaAATTACTGTAAAAAAAAGTTACAGAAGCCATGGGAAAAACTTCAAAAAAAAATCTACTGCTGCCAAACACTCAGAAAAAGACTAAAATAATTACACTCTAAACGCCTCAGGGAAAAACCTCTAGAGTTAGCTGAAGACTGGCTAGATTTACCAAGGTAGGCTatctgcacacgatgcggatttgctgcggatccgcagcggatttttctgcgcagaaacgctgcagattcgcactgtgatgtacagtaaaatgttattctatggggaaaaaatactcaagctacttaccaggtagcggtgtttttcaggagtccatgacagcactaacgagagaggggatccgcccttcagggacaggaaacctacagagataaaagggcggcacctctctcccgcatcagttggattacagagcatgagaggacctccattgattagtaacacataaatatcttaacacatttcaccttgtgactaaattttgtagaaaattaacctacattagaatatacttatcgtgatgaaacccataccagtagaaagggagggaatataggagtgctgtcatggactcctgaaaaacaccgctacctggtaagtagcttgagtatttattcagtcgtcatgacagcactaacgagagaattacagagaaaagagtattagggtgggattactgcttccagcacccttctaccaaatgtgagatcgttggagctaccaagatctaatctataatgattcaagaaagtagacggagatgaccatgtggccgccttacatatgtcctcaattgacacctccgatctctctgcccaggaagatgccatggcacgagtggaatgagcctttacgccttccgggacttctaggccacctgctgaataagccagagaaattgcctccctaatccatctactcaaggtgtttttggacactctacacccttttttgactccctgataggatataaacagggaattgtcttttttccagggatctgttaaagaaatatatttaagaaggcatcttttgacatctaatgtatggagtctgagttcctttgggtttttaggattaggacaaaaggtagggagatttatctcctggagtctgtggaacctagatgctacttttgggagatagaggggatccgttcttaatactactctatcttctctaatctgcatataaggagttagtctagagagggcctgcaaatcactaactctcctagcagacgtaagagcaatcaaaagagcagtttttaaggacaggatctttatagacgcagattctaaaggctcaaaggggggttccgttaacgccgagaggactaagtttaagtcccacggggctagtttattcttaacgatgggtcttgatctagcggccgctttaataaaccgagcaatccaataatttttagctaacccacagttatacagtgcccccaaggctgaaacttggactctgagggtgcttgtagctagccccatttcgagacctttctgcaggaactccaagatctTTGGAATACTAGCTTTCTGACCGATAACCGATCCTGAGACTGaaaggaattttctccagattcttacataaatatttgtagtggagttttttctgctttttaatagggtattaataagtccgtcagaaaatcccttttttcttaataatgacccttcaaatcccacgccgtcagatgtaaactggccactcgtggatggaagatcggaccctgtgagaggaggtctgggagttctgggagaatccatggttgagaaatggacatcttcctcaaccaaggaaaccatggcctcttgggccagaatggcgctatcagaatcacatgagctctgtcctcccgaatctttctgaggactatcgggatcaagttcaacgggggaaaggcataggctgtttcgaagtgccaaggaatcaggagagcgtccaccgccaccggattgtctctgggatttagggaacaaaaccgacgacattttttgttttctttgttggcgaagaggtctatttgtgggtatccccaacgatgggtgatctgatcgaagatggtctgattgagcacccactctccttgcccgagctttctgcgacttagaaagtcggctacaacgttgtgcttcccctttatgtgcagtgatgttagtgaccgtagatgattctcggctatctgtaagatacgacccgatacctccattaaggacctggatcgggttcccccttggtggttaacgtaagctaccgttacctgattgtctgagaatattctgacgtgatggtcctgtaaggatataaggaaatatctcagagctcgttctacggcCAACAACTCCTTGAGGTTAGATGACAAACTCTGTTCGGagggtgaccaaaccccctggacccacatctcgcccatatgtgccccccatcccgtggggctagcgtctgtggttaatactcgtgatatgtggtttatccagggtacccccttacgaaggtttggagcgtgtaaccaccaacgtaaggactgaatagtggcaattgacaaggaaagaaaactgtccaagtgaccttctaaccgacgagtgttgtacagaacctcccactgtaggaccctggtgtggtactgggcccatcgtactgccgggatgcacgacgtgagtgagcctaacagtgacattgctcccctcaatgttataactggattagcaatcactccaagaatctgtcgttggatcttttccaacttagcgtcaggtagacggcattcttgtaaccttgagtccaatatgagacccaagaattcttggatctctagaggctgcaaccgtgactttttaaaattgattatccaccccaacctttgcaaggctgcgattactttgtgtagttgggacgtgcagtgtgattcggaatttcctattattaataggtcatcgagatatgggactatgagaatatcctgctcatgaagatgcgccataacctccaccattattttagtgaatacccgaggggccaccgcaacaccaaaggggagtgccctgtattggaagtgtcttattgattctcctaagaggactgcaactcttagataacgctggtggtctacgtgtaaggggacgtgataatacgcgtctttcagatccaagacgaccataaagcacccgccaaacaataactttattgcggacttgaccgactccattttaaatgacgggatccACAAAAATCTATTTAGGCCTTTCAGGTTTATAATTGTGCGAAAAGTGTTATCTGGCTTTTTAATcaagaagaggggagaatagaatcctttacccctctgtgtttcaggaacctccaccaaaacgcctttttgttggagttcctggacctcagtctctaacgccagctgttctgtggaggaagAACGCAATGGTGTTACCAGAAACTTGTCGCCAGGAGTGAAACGAAAGTCAAACTTTAAACCAGACTCCACAATGTTCaagacccacgggctattggatatagtacgccatgccggatagaaggctagaagcctgcctcctacccggtccgccagtcattgcggcttcctgttgtctctaaaggagctaaacatgtagcctctacctttctttttgtTGGCATCGTATCTGGATCTTTCTCTATTTGGTCTTGTTCGATCAAACCACCTCCTATTAGTGCCTCTTCTGTAAGAGGACCTACCGAGGTAGGGAAACCGTTTCTTACTGTCTCCCGCTTTTTCTAATAACTCGTCCAGAACCGGACCGAATAGGTGTTCTCCCACACACGGGATGTTGCACAAtttggatctggcctgcatgtctccttgccaacatttcagccagattgctctacgggctgaattagagagcgcggctgacctagccgccaatttaactgagtccgctgaagcgtcagcaaggtaagccgcagccccctgaatcatagagagggaggataataTTTCATCTCTCGGCGTTTTGTTCTTCAGCTGACTCTCCAGgctatccaaccacaccatcatagaCCGTGCCGTGCAGGTGGCGGCgattgatggtctgagagcccctgctgaagtttcccaggctcccttgagaaacacatctgccctTCTGTCCAGTGGATCCTTTAAAGTACCAAGATCCTCAAATGGTAGAGAGGACTTTTTTGAAGCTTTGGCAACCGCCGCATcaagcttcggggctttatcccacgtggccgaagcagactcctcgaacggatacttccgtttgaaggatggaggaagagaaccttttctttccgtttttttccattctctggaaattagggcgctaactttctccactaccggaaagcatcggcgggatttacggtccagacctcggaacatgacatcctgcatggaTCTCTCTGGTGTCGTCTGCTCAATCCCAATTgtattatttaccgctttaactaggcggtctatgcggtcaaaaagaaaaacaagaatgttCGTATTCAGAACCCGAGGAGGATACTGACGAGAGAGAGACTTCCGACttcagatctcctaagtcactATCCTCATGTGAACTTGGGGATCCAGGGTCTGTTATTTTAGACCCCCTATGAGATTGAGATCTTGTAGAGCTTCTAATCTCCTGTCTAACCATCTGTCTTAGACTAGAAGCGAAATCCGGTGTTTCTTCCGCTATTAGacgctggatacacggaccacatagtctcttaacgtattcgtcagggagaggaataccacattctgcacattccttgtgcttggatttagaggaccgcttttttccctgatgtaaaaagagggaataaggagggacactaatcactaagtgaactttcacgatgatcacttacccctacagtgtccaagtggtaccgaagattgcggggggaccctctccaccgaagcaatatccatccggctcgaggactttccggctttaTCAGATTGCCCAGCtttacctccaggacgactactgccactagaacgtcgctgggtgttcgCTGTATGGGGCTTCTCCAGGGTTAAATACTGCTGCACAGAAGGCAACTggtcctgctcctgagactccattgtaacaatggacatgaagcatgaagcagccatcattgaattcttaaatagccggccccctaaaggtacctccccctgatgggggacagccggccaatcccggtgaactgcctggtacaatCTGGCGTGTGGGAGGCCCCTCCCCTTCCAAGACCCCCGCCAATGGTACCACGATCCTCGTCTGGAAGTAGCGCCGCCAGAAATATCCGAAAAATCCGCGCACGCCGCCTATACAAAAGAAaaacgctgggcgccgccatgttttccCCAGtgcgacgcactgcgcatgcgccgagcgtCATTGCCTGCTGCCGAATTAAGCCCCGCCCCCTATGCGCGTCACCTCCGGTGCGACGCTTCCTGGACGCTGAACGCAGCGCTCGTGCTGGTTAGGATGTCGGTGAAAAGGGAACGCTCCAGCGCAGTGCCGGCAGTAAGAGTATCGCTGCTGCGCTGTGTGTGTTAGTTTTAGACGCCGATGAGAGGGGACGCTCGAGTGTAGTGCCGGCCGTAAGAGTACCGCTGCTGCGATGTGAGTACCGTTTAGAACGCCGGTGAGAGGGGACGCCAGGGAATGGAGGGCCTCCCACCGTATACTCACGCGTACCTGGCGATGGGACACCCCTggagacagcactccccctgaaggctgctcctgccgtgctgttgcctacccccacagccctctgtggtgcggcacatccagcgtcgcgatcaacaccgaggaaggggccatcccgcctccaggatcggtgagtcggacctgggtcaaATTTTCTTCGCCTTCTTCCAAAggcctctgcagggtcccctgtcagggacaggaaaccaactgatgcgggagagaggtgccgcccttttatctctgtaggtttcctgtccctgaagggcggatcccctctctcgttagtgctgtcatgacgactgaataaaagtgcacatggtgcagaaaaatcagtgtggaattgctgcggatttcaaaaaagtgcatgtcacttcttttgtgcggatctgcagtgtttctccactcctccatgttaaaa is a window of Ranitomeya variabilis isolate aRanVar5 chromosome 2, aRanVar5.hap1, whole genome shotgun sequence DNA encoding:
- the LOC143809341 gene encoding uncharacterized protein LOC143809341, producing MSSVLFPKSQRQSGGGGRSPDSLALRNSLCLSPVELDPDSPQKDSGGQSSCDSDSAILAQEAMVSLVEEDVHFSTMDSPRTPRPPLTGSDLPSTSGQFTSDGVGFEGSLLRKKGFSDGLINTLLKSRKNSTTNIYVRIWRKFLSVSGSVIGQKASIPKILEFLQKGLEMGLATSTLRVQVSALGALYNCGLAKNYWIARFIKAAARSRPIVKNKLAPWDLNLVLSALTEPPFEPLESASIKILSLKTALLIALTSARRVSDLQALSRLTPYMQIREDRVVLRTDPLYLPKVASRFHRLQEINLPTFCPNPKNPKELRLHTLDVKRCLLKYISLTDPWKKDNSLFISYQGVKKGCRVSKNTLSRWIREAISLAYSAGGLEVPEGVKAHSTRAMASSWAERSEVSIEDICKAATWSSPSTFLNHYRLDLGSSNDLTFGRRVLEAVIPP